The proteins below are encoded in one region of Clostridium fermenticellae:
- a CDS encoding DUF1540 domain-containing protein has translation METKLSCDVRNCVNNISGLCDAYMINIIGSNARENSSTECETFADKNILNMAKSRFINSNLDGEFKQIFTNESIEMSPKIKCEAKNCVHNANGDCSAANIQIHESRTKDGNLSQCQTFKSYKQFNNVLD, from the coding sequence ATGGAAACTAAATTGAGTTGTGATGTTAGAAATTGTGTAAATAATATAAGTGGGCTGTGTGATGCGTATATGATTAATATTATTGGAAGTAACGCACGCGAAAATTCTTCAACGGAGTGTGAAACATTTGCAGATAAAAATATTTTAAATATGGCGAAATCACGATTTATAAACTCAAATTTGGATGGAGAATTTAAGCAGATATTTACTAATGAATCTATAGAAATGAGTCCAAAGATAAAATGTGAGGCAAAGAATTGTGTGCATAATGCAAATGGCGACTGTAGTGCTGCAAATATTCAAATACATGAATCCAGGACTAAAGATGGAAATTTATCACAATGTCAGACTTTTAAATCATATAAGCAATTTAATAATGTGCTGGATTAA
- a CDS encoding DMT family transporter — protein sequence MEWVYLFVAIVFELAGTTCMKISNGFTKPLPVVGTFLTYTICFTFFAMSLKKIPISVAYAIWSAAGITVISIIGILIFKENINVLKIVSILFIILGVIGLNFSGVSH from the coding sequence ATGGAATGGGTTTATTTATTTGTAGCTATTGTATTCGAACTTGCAGGAACGACTTGTATGAAAATATCAAATGGATTTACAAAACCTTTGCCAGTTGTAGGAACATTTTTAACATATACCATATGTTTTACTTTTTTTGCAATGTCATTGAAGAAAATACCTATTAGTGTTGCATATGCTATATGGAGTGCAGCAGGAATCACTGTTATATCAATAATAGGAATTCTTATTTTTAAAGAAAACATTAATGTTTTAAAAATAGTATCTATACTTTTTATTATATTAGGTGTTATAGGATTAAATTTCAGTGGTGTTAGCCACTAA